DNA sequence from the Conger conger chromosome 18, fConCon1.1, whole genome shotgun sequence genome:
ATATGGGGATATTACTTTCCTAAACGTATTTAGTATTTACCCAAatattttttctcaaaaacgATATATGCGAATTTATATGAGACACCAGATcctaaaaaacatttcaaatttaaACGAAAAGAGAATTTTCTGCCTTGTAGTAGTAGACTATTTTGAAGACAGTGTAAAATCCAGAATCTAATGCAACTGGCAAAACACATATATTGCCATACGTCTAGTTATCTGAAAGAACAGCGGGCCCTTTCTTGTGCCCAGATTATTATGAGCATAACATGGCGACATGGTTGAATTCTTCTTTATGAAGTATACAACTTTATTCATTCTCAaaactgtatgtatttttcaaGGGGTGGAGACTTTTTAGAGCCATGTTAAGGTTTTGTTAAGTTTGTGTAAGTATAGACTTTCCCTCTCGCACGCTTAAGCTGGGTAGTAAAAAGTGTGCTGATGTCCGTCGTTCGCGTGGCTGTCATTAAGGAGCTTTGTTATTGTGCGGGAAGAAACGTTTGTTCTCCGTGCTTTCAGCTGTATGGTAATTCAGACAGCACCTGCTCTCTTCACAatataacagagagagagagagctccccTCGGCGCACGCTCCCGTCCCTACAACAATGTCCAACTTAAAGTAGCCCTTCCAGCCAAACAGAAAAAACAGTACCAACCGTTATCTCATTATTTCAACATCAGggacaaatacatttgttgtttcttctttgtttttatttaataaagttTACAATAATTCAACAATCCCCCATGAAATAGGCATCATCGTTTTTAAACTAGATTATTTCAAGGTTGTCCCTTCAACTGTTCAAGTTACACCGAATTTTGTTTTTGGTAAAAGTGAAAGGATGAATGTGTGTAGGGGGCGGTCTCAATTAGGACATTAATTGGAACGGGATTTCGGTTTTTGGAGGGAGGCAGTCCAGATTGCCGAGACGTGCGCAACAACAATGCCACAGAAATTCCTTCACTTTCTGTGGGCATTTATTAATCCCACGGTCCCACTTTAAAATTATAGTTTTTCAAACTTGAAAGTGTTTCATGTGTACACGTATGCTCAATTGAAGCATTTCATATCAGGGCTGACATGAGTTGAGATTAAAGTATTTTTAGATCACTGGACATTAAAAGTCGTAGTCTGTCTTGGAATTATGTTGGCTATATGGTAAAGGGGTTGCATTCTCCTATCCCCTTTGCCAAAACATCGCAACATCTGTCATATTTCAGTTTGGTGTTCCGTGTAAAAATGTGTCCATGCTTTAAGCAGGTTCATGTTCCTCGTTGTGCTGTCTGCTCACCAATCCTAGTCTCTTTTTGGAGTTGAGAAGGTTACACGCGCTAGAGCTTACAGTCCTTGCCCGTACTTCACTATACCCCATCGGACATTTATTAAACTGACGTGGCACACATTTTTCGATTACTGAAGCAAAGCGTAACCGAAAGGCATGGTTTAAATCCTTCAGAATCCTGCCCAGTACACATATTCTTTTCAAACTTAATTTATGCCACGCGAGTCTGTCTTGGTTAAATCAAgcagaaatctttttttcttactCTCCGTCTTTCAGAAGGTGGACTATGGGGAGACTGTTTAACTTAAGTGTTTCTATAGGGGACTGTTGTAGTTTAACTCCTGCCCACCAGTAGCTGCAATGAACAAAGAAGAGACTCGAGGTCTGACTATTCATCTTTTCTTTGCGCTTTAATTTTCATTGATTTTGAATACAAGGGGGAGCCCTTGGGGATTCAATCTGAAGGGCACGACACGCCTTTAGACGCGGCTAGCCCTCTGGCCAACCATCTGCTCCAAACCAAATGGCGTTTTTTCACTTCCAACTGCATGTCTCTACTGTCTCCCGTACATATTGCACAGTCTTCATCCAAATTGAACTCGAAGCATGTTAAAGAACCTGTAACGGTATGGTCTTCGCCATATGGTGAGGGAAGCCAGAActttcattttatgaataatGTGTTCATGGGAACCTGTGCACGACAGGCATCACACCATAACGACCGTACAGGCAATTGGTTTACAGGTCCCCCGCGGTATGTTTGGAATTAATATGTTCAAGACTAAGATTCAAAtctaactgaataaaaaaaatagggaGACTTATCGTTCCGTGATGTTAAAATAACATCAATCGCTCACTCTACAGGGAAAAAAGACAGGGTGTCCAGTTTACGCCTCtggtataaaataaaatcccaTTGGACACGGATTTTGTAACTGAATAGACTAGTTATTTGCTGACTGCCCTGTTGCATAAATAAACAGTCACATGCGCGAGGGAGGTGGGTGAGGGATTTTCCTTCCTACGCGGTTTCCTTGAGGATGTTGAGTTGGGTTCAGAGGGAGGACACAAATTTCTTTCTGCTGAACATATATTGTGGAGAGATGAGAAGCGTTATTTGCTGCAATCATGCATGATGTTGCGAAGGCATGTGCTGATTACAATAATAAAAGGTCTGTCGCGTGGCTTGCCTGCGCGCGGATATGGTAGATGATGGATAAGGAGCAGCTATCTCACCCCTATCTCGAAGAAAAAACCAAAAGCATCGCAAATCATCTGCTTCTGTCCAGCCCTTTGCTAATTTTAATGATAAAGCCTTCGCGTGTTTACCTGTGATCCTGGGAGCGAGTGAGCGGTTCTTTGTCTCCAGATCAGATTACTATAGCCAGCTGCTCCGAAGAGGGAAGGACCAATCTGGAAGTGGCCGTATTCTTGTTCTGTCTGTTGCTGGGGTCACACGGGGAGAAGTTTGGGGGATACTTTGGGTTAGCGATTGGAGCACGCATTACAGAGTGGGTTTCTAGGTGGGGGTGGGTCGATACTGGGTTACTTTAGAATGCTTTTGCAGAGATGAGGGCAGTCGCGTGCCGATGTTTTCCAAAGAACATCTGCCTCTTCCCCCGGGGGGCGGTTTTGTGTGATTGCGCATAGACTGACAGAAGCCTAgagcggggggcgggggcagggtgTTAGGGGTTCAAGACAATGGTATGCACATCTTAAAACCAACAGATTGCCAGCGACATCAGGCCCGGGTCTAAAAAGATAGTGAAACGGTTTAATTATAGCATATTCCGTCGCATTGTATGGCACGCGTGGTTGAAAgtccaataatgtaaatgtctaTATGAAACATATTAAATATTGTCTATTTTATTGCAATTACTAAGTGGACAAATGCGGCAATGATTTTGGTGAATTTAACCTACATTATCTTCACATTTCCATCTGAACGTTCCTGTTTCACACAAGGTAACCTTTAGCACTTAATAAAATCAGATATTGttattatactgtaaatatgatTTGGGTCACTCCCTGCCCCATCACAGTCGCTCTCATTTTGTGATTGCTTGTATTTagtgtttaaattaaatttgtaatttaatataGCAAACAATTTCTGTGCATTGCACAGAGGGATTTAAACGAGGCGACACCCCTTGAACGGCCCTCAGTCTCCGTGAGCATCTGGCCCGATACGAACAGATGTAAGAACCTGTAGGTATAGCAGGCATATGGTCTCTCCTATTCACACTCTGCATGACAGGGTCACAATTGATGAGCTTGGTGTTCACAGAGTAACATTCGTCTTTTCGCCCGTGGGGTGCACTGTTATTTCACACGTCTCGTGCACGAGAATTTTCGACCTGCTCCACAAGTTGCCATACTTGCTCGTTTTCGCATAGGTTCAGTTATAGCCTGTTTATCAGCCTAAATAGATAATACGTACTCACTTTGATGAAAATAGTTGGCAGATGCTGTGGACTGGTGTTTAGATATGCCACAGTACCACCTCGACGAAAGAATAATCGTAGCCTTTAAAATGCTTGTCCCTCATTGAGGCACAATTACCCTTTTCCTCGACTTTATTGTAATTGCCTTTTGTGGTTTTGTGTCTGAAATCCCATTCTTTCCGGTGTTCACAATTAACATCACAACTGTGCGTGAATGAGGACAATAAATAAGCCGATATTGTTAACTGAAATTATTTATGTTGCtataaaacacaataaactgagaatgtaaaaaaaaatacagatctAAAATTCCCTCAGTAAATGCgaataaaaagtaataataataataataataataataataataataataataataataataataatacaaatgcctattattattattattattattattattattattattgttattattattattaattttattattattattattcaaaagacCGAGAAGACAATTTGCTGCCAGATTATCTGACAAAACCAaccaaaacaatatttttcttttgaatgGGTATTCCGCGAGGTGACGTAATCAGGTCGGGCTTACCGGAAACGGATACTGTGTTTGAGTGCGTCAGTCTGCGAGGAAAGAGCTACTGCTTACTTTCAGGCGGTTCAAATCTGTTCCTGTTTCCTTTCAGAAAGGTTTCTTTATGGGGCAAATATAGTTAAAACGCTGTCGCGGTGTTGTTTTGCTCAGTTATATAGTTATGTATTGTTGGCGTATTGCACGTAGGCTAAGTATGAAGTGTCTCCAACACCAGCCTGCTTGCACTGCTAGTCAAATTAttgttttgctttgctttgctttgctttgtttgCGTATGCTAAAGACCACATTCTAAAACGTAGTCCGTTGCATTCTACAAACATGTGCACATAACCTATTGAAGTGTTTTGGTAGAATGCTGTTTTTAACTGggcacaaaaaacaaacaagagctTCGCACTGAATCAGACAACCGACAGTCACGTGCAGTCAACAACATAGACGGTTGTTTTAAGCCTACAGTGACAATGTGGTATGTGCATTAGTTATACCAtaccttttttgggggggatttgTGAATAAATGGGCACTGTTATGAAGattacaaacaataaaaacGGTTTTAGTTGAACATAGAAGGGTACAATCTGGTGTGTGTGGCTTTCAATACTATCTGTTGCTCTGCCTGTCTGCTGTATGTGAGAAGAAGGATCTCTTAACCCCGGCTGactggtgtgagtgtgtttgcgcACGTGACTGAGATGGGGGTGAAGGGGCTGCAGGGGTTTGTGGAGAATGCCACACCTGGCACCTGTGTGCAGGTGGACCTGAGGGAAATGGCAGAGCAGCACAGACGGGCGTGGCCGGGACGTATCCCCACGCTGGCTGTGGATGGGATGGCCTGCCTCAGGCTCTGGTACAGTTGCCGGGCCTGGGTGCACGGAGGCCAGTGGAGGGAGTATCGCCACCTCCTGGAGGATTTTGTGGGCGCCTTTTCTGCTGCAGGAATCCGTTTGGTGTTTTTCTTTGACGGGGTGGTGGAGGATGGCAAGCGGGAGGAGTGGGTACGGCGGAGGCTGAGGGTGAACAAGGATGTGGCCCGTGTGTTCCAGCATATTAAGCTCCACGGCCAGCAGCCCGGCAGGAACCTGCTCTGTATCCCCTCAAGCCTGGCCACCTTCTCCATGTTCGCCCTCAAGTCACTGGGGCAGGAGACCTGGAACACTGTGCTGGAGGCCGACTACGAAATCGCCAGCTACGCCCTGGAGAAGGGCTGCATGGGCATCCTGAGCCAGGACTCAGACTTCCTGATCTTCGACACGGCGCCGTACCTGTCCGTCAGCCGGCTGCAGCTGAACAGGATGTCCACTGTGCAGTTGTCCCGGGAGACGCTGTGCCGCGCTCTCCACCTGCACCTTAGCGACCTCCCGCTGCTAGCCTGCGTTCTGGGGAACGACACCGTCCCTGAGCAGCGTCTGCATCGGCTGCGCAGTAAATGCATGGCTGAGTACAGCGGGAAATCCTCTCAAACACCCAACCATGGCAAGGTGTTTGCTGTAGCGGAGTTTATCAGCAGTAACCGGCCCCCCAGTGGGGAGTCTGATGGTATTGCCCGGCTGCCACTGTCGGACGTGGACCAGGCCCTGTTGGAGGAAGGAGTGCGGAAGTATGTACTTCCGGGTCAAAGATCACCTTGGGTGGACACTGACACCCCTTCCCCTCGCCCCATGTGTGAGATGGAGAGGTTCCCCAGTGCTGATATCATGCAGGtaaaacacacagtactgtCCCCTCTGCTAAGCCTGAATAAGCCTGAGCAGTCCCTATGAGTTTATTAGATGAAGGCTTAAAGTTGATTAAGTgtcaacaatatatatatataggtttttattattttttgaaaatgtgtatttaccattttacagaagtACTTACATTTTTTAGTGTGATTGCCATGTATACAAATGTATAAACCCCACCAAAATGATCATTATGATTACTGTTCCTCTCAGGCAGCGAAAGAGAAGCACGTTAAAGCTGAGTGCTTCATGGCCTACAAGGTCCTGTACAGCGGTGTGATGGAGTGCAGTAACACactggaggatgaggaggaaaaAGATCTTCTCCCACAGGCTCTAATGTATCGGCCTGCCAGAGAGCGGCTATACGGCCTTCTGCTGCCCAAACCTGCAGGTCATCTTCCATAGTGTTTTAAACAGACCCAAATCTGCTGGTCATCTCTCATAGTGCTTTAAACCAACCCAAATCTGCAGGTCATCTCTCATAGTGCTTTAAACCGACCCAAATCTGCAGGTCATCTCTCATAGTGTTTTTAACAGACCCAAATCTGCAGGTCATCTTCCATAGTGTTTTAAACAGACCCAAACCTGCAAGTCATCTCTCATATTGTTTTAAACAGACCCAAACCTGCAGGTCATCTCTCATAGTGTTTTAAACAGACCCAAACCTGCAGGTCATCTCTCATAGTGTCTTAAACCGACCCAAACCTGCAGGTCATCTCTCATAGTGCTTTAAACAGACCCAAACCTGCAGGTCATCTTTCATAATGCTTTAAACATACATCCAGGTCTGCTTCTGTAGTGCTTTAGTCCCTATAGAATTAGTgttacatgtacagtactgtgcagaagtcttaggcaccctagactttattatatatatgtttatcgttttgtgtgtgtgttagtataaaagaacacgtTCGagatttccaaaatatttaattttaccaagatatttttatttaaaaaaaaaagttacatattactgtaagcaactactttttccataaaaacttgatcaaggctgtctgagatctgaagcaaggagccaaccgaagtctgcagaagaactgtggcaagttcgccaacatgcttggaacaacctccctgctgattgtcttatagaactgcaggacagcattggccatctcagagaagtgatgcagttttaacgccgaagggtggtcacaaaaatattgatttgattcagtttttaactgttctgccaaattactcaaatgtaatgtcaaatgtatagtacgtttatttacgacctttcattgaattattttaaaaataatctttatCTGTACGTAATGTTAtataggtgcctaagacttctccACAGTACTGTAGTTCATTGTAATTTTAATGGAATACCCATTCCCTGTTTGGATAATAATAGTTAAGAAGCAATTGTTCCTACATTGTCATTTTTAGTATTGTAGATGGTTTTCTGTGATTTGTGTCTAGGCATGTTATACACCAGCTGTGTGCAATCTGTTGGTCTCTGTACACAGGCTCCAGTCCAGCTTCTGCAGTAAAGGAGTGGTTTGTCTTTCCGGGAAACCAGCTTCAGGAGCCAGACCTGGTGTCACCTGTTCTACTGGGCCTGCCAGGTATAATGCTCCGTCTTTAcatgtgcgcgcatgtgtgtgtgttcagaaacctagtatcattttcaatataatttaaaattagaattctaaaaaaaaaaaacatttttgtttaataaaaatggTCTAGCAGAAAAGTGGTTTGTGACGGTTGTTTGGTGTTAATAATTTTGGTTTCTGTTGTAGTCGTAGAATAGGTTGGACGTGAGGGGCTGTGTAATGGTGCCCGTTCCTCCTCAGGTGGAAACCCGGAGTTAAGCGCTCTGTGGTTCGGAGAAGGCGCGGCAGTGCTAGCGCTCCGTACCAGCGCGTTTTTTGCCGTCTTCAGCCTGCATGACTTCACACAGGACCTGCAGACGCTGGATACGCCGCTCATGGCCGTGACCCTGCTCGTCATTTACATTTCCCTGCAGGTGGGAGCTACGCGTCCCGTACAGCCACACCTGTCCCCAAGAGAAAGCACACCCTTCACTGTGTTTTACCAAAATCATACCAATCCTGCATTAGTACTGAGAACTGAGAAAAGCTCCAAATATCATCAGACAGAAAGTTTGGCTTGGTGACAAGCTGGGTGGCTGGACGGATTTGCTGTCTGTACATGTATACATGACGTCTCCAGTTTGTTCTtattaacaaataaaacatgttttgcgAATCTGACTCTTTTGGCATCGTCTCAGGAATATGGTACACACTGCTGAGCACCAAAGCAGTATCAAATCCTGCATGTTAGTGGGTAAGCCATCATCTTAAATGTACTAGACTGCTAGAAAAAGGTTTGTAGAAGGTTTTCTGTAATCCTACTTGTTATTGGGTAAGCCATCATCTTAAATGTACTAGACTGCTAGAAAAAGGTTTGTAGAAGGTTTGCTGTGACATATCAAAGAATCTCAAGGTTTTTATTTCCAATTGCCATTGAAACTCCAGTTTGACCCATAACGTAATATGGCAACCATAGACAATGTTAAGAGACATTTTCAGTTCACATGGATCatatgctgtaaaataataGTGCTTTTATGCTGTATGTCATCATTTTAATGTAGGATTATGCATAATTTCTAGTGGTTAATTATAAAATGTCCCAAGTGTCACTATTGGTCTCCTTTTTTATGGTAAAGATTGCATAATGCATAAGGACTGGCCTTTTGCAATTGTAAAGTTAAGTGTGATTTCAAGAAAGCATATTTTATACAAGTGTAGTCAGAGAGCAGTGCAGCCTCTGGTTATGTTTTAATTATGGCATCATCCAGATTACCAGACTCAAGGTGttattcctgtgtgtttgtgtcagatGAAATGGCTTTTCAGTAAATAGAAGCATTTGTCTTCCAGACACCTCCTACCTATCATTAATGCATCTTTTTCAGGACAGTCAGCTTTCCTTGGAAGACGTGGAGGCCTATCTCAGCCAGGCTGTCTGTTTGAGGGGCAAGTCCTACAAAGAACTCCTTTGTACCAGGGTAAATTTGCCTTCTCAATGTCTGCATCATTATTCACCTACATAACCAAAGACCACTtcatgaaaaacaatatttttaggATATTTCTGTAGTTGGTGGGGGTTAGGGAGGTACCAGGGATTAGGtttcctttttctttaaaaatatattcctgTAAACCTGTGAATGGCATCTGTTTACTGGAAACAGTAATAGACACTTTTGGGTTTTGAATGCCTGTGGAGAGTGAGGTTTGCACCTTTGTAGCGTATTGGTGCTAAATTCTTAAACATGAAAGTCTGCCTAGTGAAAGTAGCACAATGGCTTAAATGGCTGTGACTATTGGCCAAAAAATTTATAATTTAAAGTAATCCCATTCAAGGATTTGAGCTAAGTGAtgcaaaacatacatttcacagGGAACCATACAGTGTCATGGTTTATCATGTGCCTGTGTCCTGCACTttctgggggcgacatggctcaggcagtaagagcagtcgtctggcagtcggagggttgccagttcgatcccccacccgggctgtgtcgaagtgtccctgagcaagacacctagcccccatttgctcctgacgagctggtcggtgccttgcatggcagccaatcgccattgctgtgtgagtgtgtgtatgaatgggtgaatgagaagcatcaattgtacagtgctttggataaaggcgctatataaatgccaaccatttaccattctgatgttttgacacacactgcatacattgTAGCTGCCGTGCATTTAGTTCAACAAGCTGATTTGTTAGTTCTATGAATTTGTTGCGTGTATGTCAttgtcaatcttttttttttatgctgtaCCTTTGCTAAAAGATAAGTACAAGAAAAGGTTATGTCTATCAtcagattgaaaaaaaaacaacttgtttaaaatgcttatttatttttaaaagttcaTTTATCTTCACATTATTTAAATGATGAGTTTTAAACCTTACACTGAGCAGGGGCCAAAAACATGAAGCAGTCACAAAGAAAAGACAGATTTTGAATATGGTGAAGTGTTACACCGTTGCAGATACAGGCCAACAGCAAGGAGACATGCCGCAGAAACAGTCCTCTCTGTCCCAGAGAAAGCGAGTGTATTGTTTGCCGGTGAACAGCTCCTCTGTGGGGTAATTCTGAGCAGATTGCGGCATGGCCAGGCACAGCGCTGTAATTGTGGTGTAAACCTGGGGACGGCgctgaggggagggggctggCTGCGACCGCAGGGCTATTTCGGCTCTCTCCCTAATTTAAACCCTCCCCGCTCTGCGTGCTGAGGGCGGCCGGCGGTTTCCCGCGCGCGGAGCGAGAGCGTCCTCACGGCGGAGATAATGGCCGACGCTGGGAGGCAGACACGGAGCCTCCTCCTGATTTACCGCGCCGCCATCGTCTCCCAGCTGCCCGACGGAGCGCtgcgcctcctctctccccgtctgGGACAACACCAGGGCCATCAGGCATCCCGCCCAGACCTGCCAAACTTTCTGTCACCGGGTTGTGCATAATTGGCTAACTGCTTGTAAAACATCTTGTACAAATCTTAaattgtggggggaaaaaacatttgtCAGATGTTTGGGTAGGTCAGCTTCAAAGCTCTGAAATATTGTCATGAGTCAAACTCTCACACCATTATCCACAATGTAAATATAAGTAATGTGTCCAACTGTAAGCAGTTTCAGCAGGTCACTTCTCATCCTGCCTCCACCACAGACAACAGCCAGACTCAGGacagggatggggaggggggagaggggtaaaCTTGCTTTCTCTGGGTGTGAGGACTTCGTGTAAAAAAAGGTGTTATGGTGTGTGTTCAAcctaacatgtttttttttgtttgtgtgtgcgtgcgtgcgtgtgtgtgtgattatagtGTGCGTAGGCAGGAGTGTGTGCACAGGTCTGTTTGctaagtgtgtgtttgctgaGTGCACAGTGGCAGCAGGTGGGGAGCAGGGAGGCAGGGTGTGGGAGGCGGGGGCAGGGCCTGGGAGcagggtgcgggggggggggggggggggggtggacagaCGGAGGCCGGCTGCCTCTCGGCTCCTGAGAGCCGGGAGCACCTGTCGCGCTGAGTGCTTTTACGCCCGTCAGAACGGACACGGCCACATCTGCCCAGAGCCCCTCTGTGGCGGGCAGCTCAGGAGGGAGGCAGCCGGGAGGGACAGATGGCGGAGATCCCTCGGGGCCTGCCTGGTACCTCCCTAACCCCCATCTGGCCTGGGGCTCTCTCTCAGAGACAGAATGCCTCCACACTGGGCCCCTGCATACCCCTGCACGAGGGAACCACAAAACgctaaaaaacagaaatacactcgctctaaatgtgaaaatgtgaccaGCCCAAAAACGCACCCCCTATTCATGATAATGCAGTTAAAATATGCTGCCAAAAAGTTTATAGGTTTAGCTGCAAATGCTGAAAGTCAAAATTCTGATAAATGTAAGATTAAATCTAGCCATGTTAAAACTTCACAGAAATAGTCATTTGAGATAAATGCTTTATGGAAAATAATGTGATATACATTCGCATCAGAGAGACTG
Encoded proteins:
- the fam120b gene encoding constitutive coactivator of peroxisome proliferator-activated receptor gamma gives rise to the protein MGVKGLQGFVENATPGTCVQVDLREMAEQHRRAWPGRIPTLAVDGMACLRLWYSCRAWVHGGQWREYRHLLEDFVGAFSAAGIRLVFFFDGVVEDGKREEWVRRRLRVNKDVARVFQHIKLHGQQPGRNLLCIPSSLATFSMFALKSLGQETWNTVLEADYEIASYALEKGCMGILSQDSDFLIFDTAPYLSVSRLQLNRMSTVQLSRETLCRALHLHLSDLPLLACVLGNDTVPEQRLHRLRSKCMAEYSGKSSQTPNHGKVFAVAEFISSNRPPSGESDGIARLPLSDVDQALLEEGVRKYVLPGQRSPWVDTDTPSPRPMCEMERFPSADIMQAAKEKHVKAECFMAYKVLYSGVMECSNTLEDEEEKDLLPQALMYRPARERLYGLLLPKPAGSSPASAVKEWFVFPGNQLQEPDLVSPVLLGLPGGNPELSALWFGEGAAVLALRTSAFFAVFSLHDFTQDLQTLDTPLMAVTLLVIYISLQDSQLSLEDVEAYLSQAVCLRGKSYKELLCTRLSAVDSRAVQLGSLFVRGLGVLIAANNACGSPFHSDDLMPWNTFDGLLFHSKYQQAHHWSTDGELLEGNDSWLSQFRQLRELVLSVCRRRGKDIHSTPRRAPTASGQPMGSQDSPTEKRPQHFKNYRPQHFSYPEQPWPPPQNYRPQSRGPRADTHECGYRPRSRRPGGQRYRLAPRWPQHPNPRPHY